The DNA window CGGCAGTATCGCGATCTTTTTCAGATACAGCAGCTTGGGCGCGTTCGGGTCGCTGATGTCGTAGAGCGTGATATAGATGAACTTGCCCTCGGGCGTCGGGTTGAAGATGGAGGTCGTGAAGCCCCTGGTCTCGGCCGGCTTCAGATCCCGCAGAATCTGTTGGTCCGCGAGATCATCCCCCAGGTGGATGCGGAGCAACCCGTAGCGGATGGGCGCCGCCTGGGCATAGGTGACCGAGCCGTTGAGGATGAAATACGTTCCGGCCGGAATCCGCAGGCTGTCCAGGCGCAGCTCGCTGGCGACGCCTTTCAAGCCCTCGACCGTAGCCACCTGCAGGTTGAGCCCGCGAAGCGGCGGTGTGCCCGTCTCGGCCGAGACGAAATAGCGGATGATGGGCATGGTCAGGGTCGAGGCGGGGGACAGGATGCGGAGGCTGACCTCGTGCATGCCCGTCATCGAGGTCGGCAGGGCGGGGATGCGGCCCGAATTCAGGGTCGTCGCCTCAGCGAACGGCAGGGCTTGGGAGGCGGTCTGGAACGGCATGCCGTCCACCAGCCACTGGGCCTGGAACAGGCCCGTCCCTTCGTATTTGATGTCGGCGAAGGCGGTCAGGCCGGCGAAGCCGCGCGGAACGACCTTGTAGGACAGGCCGTCCTCGAAGCGCAATTGGAGGAAGAAGATCTGGAAAGGAGCCGTCGGGCCGGTGGGCTGTTCGACTCGGATCGTGATCGAAGTCGGTCCGCCCCCCAGGCCGTTCCAATCCCAGGCCTGAACTGTATAGAGGCCTGTTGCGACGAACGCGTGCGTGCTCGTCGGGCCACCCGAAACGGCGGGCGTGCCGTCCCCGAAGTCCCAGCGGATGTCGGTGGTGTAGAAATTAACCGCGGTGAACGTCACCGGCTGGCGCGCCACCGGCATAGCGGGCGCGAAGGCGATGCTGCGCCGAGAGATGTCCACGGCTACGCTGACCGTGGCCGTGATGTCCACCAGACCGGCGCCGCCCTTGTCCCGGGCCGCGACGACGAAGATGCCCGGCCGGGTGAAGGCGTGGTTGATGGCCGCGCCCCCCATGACGGCGGGCGTGCCGTCGCCGAAGCTCCACCGAATGCTGGCGGATAGGAAGTTCACGGCGGTGAAGGCGACAGCTTGGTTGACCTGCGGGTTGGACGGCTTCGCCGAAACCGAACGGTCCTCGACCACGGTGAGCGCGGTCTCCTCGTCGACCCAGACTCCACTGGCGACGGAGAATGCATGGTAGTAGTGGCACTGGACGGTGAATGTTCCGATCCGCCCGAAGACGTGCTGGACCATGATCTGGCCCGAGGCGGTGGCCCCGTCGCCGAACCTCCAGAGGACGGAGCCGGGATCGACGCTGCCGAAGCCGACGCTGATGTTGAACGTCACGGCCTGGTCTATGTTCGGCCGGGCGGGGGTATAGCTGATCGTGGCCAGGGCCGGGCTCGCCAAGGACAACACGGCCAGGGACGCCAGGAGGATTCCGGAGCGGCGGATCATGGTTGTCTCCTCAAAAGGCGAAGTCCGTCTGGCCAAGAATCCGGGTATCGGTGACCGCACGGCCTCCGATCTCCGTCCGGCGATAGTTGCCCTTGATCGTCAGCAGGAGGTTGTTCACCTTGATCAGCTTGCCCAAATAGAAATTGATCCCCCCGATCAGGTCCATGGTCCGGTCGACCGAGATGACGGCCATGGCCATCCGGTTGAAGGAGCCCGAGACGAGCAGGGATAGGATCCTGGGCACGAAGAAAACCTCGCCGTTGAGGAACGCGTTGAGCGTGGTGTTGACCTCCCCGGTGGCGGTGTTCTTCGCCCGGGTCAGGCCGAAAGTGGGGGACAGCATCAGCGCTTCGCCCGCCCGGAGGGAGCCGCCGACGTTCAGGGTCAAGCCTCGGGCGTCGCCCGAGGGGGCCGTGGCGCTGCTCAAGGTCGAGCTGGTTAAGGTCACATTGAGGCTAAGGCCGTTCGAGGCCATCCAGCTGAAGCCGCCGGAGACCTCGTCGGTTTTCATATCCTGCAGGACGGACACGCCGTCGCCCTGCCGGGTCTTCTGGTCGGACATCCGGAGCCCGGCGATCAGCGACAGCTTCGAGCTCAGGCCCAGGTTGAGCGAAGCGTTTCCGTTGAAGCCTGCTGTGGTGGGGCGGGTCTCGTCATCCTCGACGTTGTCCTGCTGCAGGGTCAGCTGCCCTTGCAGGCTGAACCGGCCGAGAGCGAACAGAAGAATCCCCTCCACTCCCTTGCGGTCGTTGGCCAGGTACTGCAAGCCGATGGAATTGAAGTACCGTCCGATGGATCGGTAGGTCGCGCCAAGGCTCAAGGGGCCGAGGGTCAGGATTCCCCCCGCGCTCCAGGCGCCGTCGGCGGCCGGCCCGGTCTCGTCATCGAGGTTGCCGTCGTAGGAGCTGCGG is part of the Candidatus Aminicenantes bacterium genome and encodes:
- a CDS encoding PKD domain-containing protein, translating into MIRRSGILLASLAVLSLASPALATISYTPARPNIDQAVTFNISVGFGSVDPGSVLWRFGDGATASGQIMVQHVFGRIGTFTVQCHYYHAFSVASGVWVDEETALTVVEDRSVSAKPSNPQVNQAVAFTAVNFLSASIRWSFGDGTPAVMGGAAINHAFTRPGIFVVAARDKGGAGLVDITATVSVAVDISRRSIAFAPAMPVARQPVTFTAVNFYTTDIRWDFGDGTPAVSGGPTSTHAFVATGLYTVQAWDWNGLGGGPTSITIRVEQPTGPTAPFQIFFLQLRFEDGLSYKVVPRGFAGLTAFADIKYEGTGLFQAQWLVDGMPFQTASQALPFAEATTLNSGRIPALPTSMTGMHEVSLRILSPASTLTMPIIRYFVSAETGTPPLRGLNLQVATVEGLKGVASELRLDSLRIPAGTYFILNGSVTYAQAAPIRYGLLRIHLGDDLADQQILRDLKPAETRGFTTSIFNPTPEGKFIYITLYDISDPNAPKLLYLKKIAILPND